The nucleotide sequence CCACAGCCTCGACGCGTTCTGGATTTTTAAGGAGTGTGGCGCCTCCATCGTGAGAATTCACCGTCTTCGCCGGGCAGCCAAAGTTGAGATCAATACCAAAGGCGCCCAACTCGATCGCGCGTTGGGCGTTTTCTGCCATAAGGGTGACGTCGCTTCCTAAAAGTTGCACCATCACGGGCGTTCCACTCAGGGTTCGCGACTGATGGAGTAATTCTGGGCAATAGTGGTAATACACTTTCTCGGGGAGAAGTTGATGAGTGATGCGAACGAATTCCGTCGCGCAAAGGTCGACTCCTCCTTGAGCTGACACCAACTCTCTCAGAATCGGATCAACCACTCCTTCCATCGGCGCCATCAGCACCATGGGAGGGAGATTATTTTGAACAAAGTCGATCGATGATGACATATTCCTTCTCAGTGACAGGTTGGATCGAAAGTCGTTGGCCTTTTCTGAGAAGAAGCATGTTTTCGAGACCTTTGGTTTCGCGGAGTCGTTCCAGAGAAATGAGCTCCTTAAATTTTTTAACAAAAGCCACCTCCACCCCAAACCAACGGGGCTTTTCTGGCGTGGCGCTGCTGTCGAAATACTCACTCTTTTTATCGAACTGTGAGGGGTCGGGGGCTGCTTTTTTGCTCACCTTGGCGTACCCGGCGATTCCTGGCGGCGTGGCGTTAGAGTGATAAAAAAGCACAGTATCGCCGACTTGCATGTCATTCATCATGAAATTTCGAGCCTGATAGTTGCGCACACCATCCCAGAGTGTTGTTTTTTTCTCTTTGAGGTCGTCTATGGAAAAAACATCGGGTTCGGATTTCATTAACCAGTAGCGCATGGGGCATTTTGTAAAACGAAACTGAGTGACATGTCACGCTTTGATTGACTGGTTTTCCCTCTATGAGAGAATAGGGGCGTTGAGATAAGTTATGGGATTTCCCAAATTAATTGTCCTATGAGGACAAAGGAGAGTCTATGCGTATTATAACCCTATTCGTGCTTTTGTTCGCCTTTGGTGTGAGTGAAGCGCAACAGATCGTTTTCGCTCCGGCATTTAGCTACTTTAAAGACGAAACTACTAATAAAAATAATGCTGCAGATGATTCCGAATCCAAGCGCACGATGTTCGATATCAAATTGGCTTACCTCCACTACTCGGGTCTTTACTTAGGAGGAATTTACACAACTGGGAAAATTGGTGATGATAAGACAAGTGGTGTTGGACCCACGCTGGGATATAGCCACTACAGTGGGTTCTACGCTCTCTTCAGTTATTATCTCATGTCAAAGTACGAAGTCGATCCAAATACGTCGGGCCTTACCTATCGTGAGCTTTCGGATGGTATGGGTGCTCAGGTCGACATCGGATGGGTGTTTCCATTGACATC is from Bdellovibrionales bacterium and encodes:
- a CDS encoding EVE domain-containing protein, translating into MRYWLMKSEPDVFSIDDLKEKKTTLWDGVRNYQARNFMMNDMQVGDTVLFYHSNATPPGIAGYAKVSKKAAPDPSQFDKKSEYFDSSATPEKPRWFGVEVAFVKKFKELISLERLRETKGLENMLLLRKGQRLSIQPVTEKEYVIIDRLCSK
- a CDS encoding autotransporter outer membrane beta-barrel domain-containing protein, coding for MRIITLFVLLFAFGVSEAQQIVFAPAFSYFKDETTNKNNAADDSESKRTMFDIKLAYLHYSGLYLGGIYTTGKIGDDKTSGVGPTLGYSHYSGFYALFSYYLMSKYEVDPNTSGLTYRELSDGMGAQVDIGWVFPLTSTFSIGPQISYRSINYKKAEDGAGLEFDSDITKSSISPYVSLWFQF